A single window of Pontibacillus chungwhensis DNA harbors:
- the nikB gene encoding nickel ABC transporter permease, protein MFVFIIRRLMQMIPVVLGVILVVFLIMQMVPGDPAVLLAGESASKEQVAQLREQLGLNKPLLIQYVDYVKDVATGDLGTSVRSGRPVAEEIFTRLPVTVELAFWSILVTTVLGLIAGIISATKQYSISDVSIMVVALLGVSLPNFWLGLMLILAFAVNFQIFPVSGWGSFMHVVLPAITLGTAGAAIVARMTRSSMLEVISQDYIRTAKAKGVKETYIVYKHALKNALIPVITVVGLQFGALLGGTVLTETVFAINGLGRLIIDAIRMRDLPVVQGSILVVSIIFVIVNMFVDIAYRLLNKRVDLN, encoded by the coding sequence ATGTTTGTGTTTATCATACGGAGATTGATGCAGATGATTCCCGTCGTTTTAGGTGTAATATTGGTCGTCTTTTTAATTATGCAAATGGTACCCGGTGACCCAGCAGTATTGCTTGCAGGAGAGAGTGCATCGAAAGAACAAGTAGCTCAGCTACGAGAACAACTAGGGTTAAACAAACCATTGCTTATTCAATATGTAGATTATGTGAAGGATGTTGCGACAGGGGATCTAGGGACGTCCGTTCGCTCGGGCCGCCCAGTAGCGGAGGAAATCTTCACACGGTTACCGGTTACAGTTGAACTAGCTTTCTGGAGTATTCTTGTGACAACAGTACTTGGTTTAATAGCTGGAATTATCTCAGCAACAAAACAGTACTCCATATCAGACGTTTCCATAATGGTCGTAGCTCTATTAGGTGTATCCCTGCCGAACTTTTGGCTTGGGTTAATGTTAATTCTTGCTTTTGCCGTTAATTTTCAAATCTTCCCTGTATCTGGTTGGGGGAGTTTCATGCACGTCGTGTTACCAGCCATCACACTAGGTACAGCAGGAGCTGCTATTGTTGCTCGAATGACGCGCTCAAGTATGCTCGAGGTCATAAGTCAGGATTATATCCGTACAGCTAAAGCAAAAGGTGTTAAAGAGACCTACATTGTGTACAAGCATGCGTTGAAAAATGCGTTGATTCCAGTCATTACAGTTGTTGGGCTTCAGTTCGGGGCATTACTTGGCGGAACGGTCTTAACCGAAACCGTATTTGCGATTAATGGTTTAGGTCGCTTGATCATCGATGCGATCCGAATGAGAGACCTACCGGTAGTACAAGGCTCGATTCTCGTTGTATCCATTATTTTCGTTATTGTGAACATGTTCGTTGATATTGCCTACCGACTACTAAATAAACGCGTGGATCTAAACTAG
- the nikC gene encoding nickel transporter permease has translation MSQPVVQVEEQGPHTSSQKKKSSKLGRWLQVYKQLKKNKMAVVGAWIIGFYFLVAILAPWIAPYDPLKIDLVNKLQGPSLDHWMGTDDKGRDVLSRLIYGSQLSLAVGSVSVLIGAFFGITLGLIAGYYGKWIDTVIMRFIDILLAFPGILLALAIISALGPSLINVMIAVGIFSVPTFARIVRGSMLGEKKKEYVDAIRALGASDFHIIVVHILPNIFSPIIVQGTLRLATAILTAAGLSFLGMGAQPPSPEWGAMLSDGRNFLWSAPHIATFPGLAIALIVLGLNLFGDGLRDALDPRSKK, from the coding sequence ATGAGTCAGCCAGTGGTACAGGTTGAGGAGCAGGGGCCTCATACGAGTTCTCAAAAGAAAAAATCATCCAAATTGGGGCGATGGCTCCAGGTTTACAAACAATTAAAGAAAAACAAAATGGCAGTAGTAGGAGCTTGGATCATTGGTTTTTACTTTCTGGTAGCCATACTGGCGCCGTGGATTGCACCTTATGATCCTTTAAAGATTGATCTCGTCAACAAATTACAAGGCCCATCATTGGATCATTGGATGGGAACAGATGATAAGGGACGAGATGTATTGAGTCGTCTCATTTATGGTTCCCAGTTATCTCTAGCCGTCGGAAGTGTTTCCGTATTAATAGGTGCATTCTTCGGGATTACGCTCGGCTTAATCGCAGGTTACTATGGAAAGTGGATAGACACCGTTATTATGCGCTTTATTGATATTTTGCTAGCTTTCCCTGGTATTTTACTAGCTTTAGCCATTATATCTGCCTTGGGCCCAAGCTTGATTAACGTCATGATTGCAGTTGGTATATTCTCTGTTCCTACGTTTGCAAGGATTGTACGGGGTTCGATGTTAGGTGAGAAGAAGAAAGAGTATGTCGATGCTATCAGGGCGCTAGGGGCGTCAGACTTCCATATTATTGTGGTTCATATTCTACCGAACATATTCTCACCGATTATTGTACAAGGAACTCTTCGTTTGGCCACAGCGATCTTAACAGCAGCAGGTTTATCCTTCTTAGGCATGGGAGCACAACCTCCTTCACCTGAGTGGGGAGCAATGCTAAGTGACGGACGTAACTTCTTATGGTCTGCCCCACACATTGCTACGTTCCCTGGATTGGCCATTGCTCTCATTGTATTAGGACTAAACCTCTTTGGCGATGGTCTGCGCGACGCATTAGACCCTCGTAGTAAAAAATAA
- a CDS encoding M24 family metallopeptidase, producing MDNIRIQALRQKMKETGVSAVWLTSPENRFYFSQFKGSSGSLFITEEETILLTDFRYVDQAHDEAPSFTIVDHKRKEVEEVARLLNKHSCSNVGIELVTLPTQSYLEVTKRLPEVSFQGFDDELNDIRMIKDESEIHSLHKAIEICDKAFDHITTFIQPGITEKEIGLELETFMRKAGAESIKTNHVIASGERSSLPHGQATDRVIQKGDFVKMDIGARVNGYYSDFTRTVVLGEPSDKQKDIYSIVRETQEASLEAIGPGRTCSEIDQIGRGIIESYGYGEHFGHSLGHSIGLALHEKPVMRATDDTVLQPGMVITVEPGIYLKGFGGVRIEDLVVITEKGHNNLTQATKDLIVIPV from the coding sequence GTGGACAATATTCGAATTCAAGCACTTCGACAAAAGATGAAGGAAACAGGAGTCTCAGCTGTCTGGTTAACATCTCCTGAGAACCGATTCTACTTCTCTCAATTCAAAGGTTCGAGTGGTTCCCTTTTTATTACAGAGGAAGAAACGATTCTATTAACAGACTTCAGGTATGTTGACCAAGCTCATGATGAGGCTCCTTCGTTTACGATTGTGGATCACAAACGAAAAGAGGTAGAAGAAGTCGCTCGGCTCTTGAATAAGCATTCTTGTTCAAATGTAGGTATTGAGCTCGTAACCCTCCCTACTCAATCATACTTAGAGGTAACGAAACGGTTACCGGAAGTTTCGTTTCAAGGTTTCGATGACGAGTTGAATGACATACGCATGATTAAAGATGAAAGTGAAATCCACTCACTCCATAAGGCTATCGAAATTTGTGACAAAGCATTTGATCACATAACGACCTTCATTCAACCCGGGATCACGGAAAAAGAGATCGGATTAGAACTAGAGACGTTCATGAGGAAGGCAGGGGCAGAAAGCATTAAGACGAATCACGTCATTGCCTCAGGTGAACGGTCCTCCCTCCCTCACGGTCAAGCTACAGACCGCGTCATCCAAAAGGGAGACTTTGTGAAAATGGACATCGGGGCGCGTGTTAACGGGTACTACTCTGATTTCACACGTACCGTCGTGCTAGGTGAACCATCTGATAAACAGAAGGATATTTATTCCATTGTACGAGAGACTCAGGAAGCATCATTAGAAGCAATTGGCCCAGGAAGAACTTGTTCAGAGATTGATCAAATTGGACGAGGCATTATTGAATCATACGGTTATGGAGAACATTTCGGACACAGTTTAGGGCATTCTATTGGACTTGCTTTACATGAGAAACCTGTAATGAGGGCTACAGATGACACCGTGCTGCAACCAGGTATGGTCATCACCGTTGAGCCAGGTATTTACTTAAAAGGGTTCGGAGGCGTCCGAATTGAGGATTTAGTTGTGATTACAGAGAAAGGTCACAACAACCTAACCCAAGCAACGAAAGATCTAATCGTTATTCCGGTTTAA
- a CDS encoding glutathione ABC transporter substrate-binding protein has protein sequence MTRKKFSALLFAGLLTIMFALAGCASEPSSSASGESSDEGSDEKGEKGGELVLAVLSDATKLDPHQGTDIPSANVYHGKIYEGLVKQDKNMEVQPALATEWEQLDDTTWEFKLREGVKFHDGTEFKADAVKKTFERILDPETASPRKKLFEMITEIKVVDDYTVQLKTEYPFAPLLSNLAHYSGGIISPKAIEEYGQDLGQNPVGTGPFKFDSWTPGSEIKLTKNENYWGDQAKVDSVVFKVIPEDSTRIAMVETGQAHLANPVPVNQVDRVEQNQEMELNRSEGLGIDYLGFNLQKEPFDNKKVRQAINLAVDTDAILSGVYNNVGTEATAPMGPGVWGHNEELEGWGYDVEKAKKLLKEAGYEDGFKTSIWTNDNKARVDVAEVVQSQLKGVGIDVEIKVMEWGAYLDATAKGEHDMFVLGWSNMTGDADYNQYFLFHSEAKGTPGNRSFYSNERVDELIDKGREETDTEKRQEIYDEAQEIEMEDAPMIFLRNDEDLVAVGKDVKGFWMHPAGIYMLNDVTVK, from the coding sequence ATGACAAGAAAGAAATTTAGCGCATTATTATTCGCCGGACTGCTTACAATCATGTTTGCCCTAGCAGGCTGCGCGAGCGAACCTTCTAGCTCAGCAAGTGGTGAATCATCAGATGAGGGTTCTGATGAAAAAGGCGAAAAAGGCGGAGAACTTGTTTTAGCCGTACTATCTGACGCTACAAAACTTGACCCTCACCAAGGGACAGACATCCCTTCTGCTAACGTATATCACGGTAAAATCTATGAAGGTCTAGTTAAACAAGATAAGAACATGGAAGTACAACCCGCTCTAGCAACAGAATGGGAACAACTAGATGACACAACATGGGAATTCAAGCTTCGCGAAGGAGTGAAATTCCACGACGGTACGGAATTCAAAGCAGATGCTGTAAAGAAGACGTTCGAGCGTATTTTAGATCCTGAAACGGCTTCACCTCGTAAGAAGCTGTTTGAAATGATCACAGAAATTAAAGTGGTTGATGATTACACTGTACAACTGAAAACAGAGTACCCTTTCGCACCGTTACTCTCTAATCTTGCACACTATTCAGGCGGAATCATTAGTCCAAAAGCGATTGAAGAATACGGTCAAGACCTGGGTCAAAACCCAGTCGGTACAGGACCATTCAAATTTGATAGCTGGACACCAGGTTCTGAGATCAAGTTAACGAAGAACGAAAACTACTGGGGCGATCAAGCCAAAGTAGACAGTGTAGTATTCAAGGTCATTCCTGAAGATTCTACACGTATCGCTATGGTGGAAACGGGACAAGCTCACCTTGCTAACCCAGTACCGGTTAACCAAGTAGATCGCGTTGAACAAAATCAGGAAATGGAATTAAACCGTAGTGAAGGGCTAGGTATTGATTACCTTGGCTTCAACCTTCAAAAAGAACCGTTTGATAACAAAAAAGTACGCCAAGCCATTAACCTTGCTGTAGATACAGACGCGATCCTAAGCGGTGTATATAACAACGTGGGTACTGAAGCAACAGCACCTATGGGGCCTGGAGTTTGGGGTCACAACGAAGAGCTTGAAGGATGGGGCTACGATGTAGAAAAAGCGAAGAAACTACTGAAAGAAGCTGGCTACGAAGACGGCTTCAAGACATCCATATGGACCAACGATAACAAAGCTCGTGTTGACGTAGCAGAAGTCGTTCAGTCTCAGCTCAAAGGCGTCGGCATCGACGTAGAAATCAAAGTAATGGAATGGGGCGCTTACCTAGACGCAACAGCAAAAGGCGAGCACGACATGTTCGTTCTAGGCTGGTCAAACATGACAGGGGATGCGGATTACAACCAGTACTTCCTCTTCCACTCTGAAGCAAAAGGTACACCAGGAAACCGCTCCTTCTACTCTAATGAGCGCGTGGATGAATTAATTGATAAAGGCCGTGAAGAAACAGACACAGAGAAACGTCAAGAGATCTACGACGAAGCTCAGGAAATCGAAATGGAAGACGCACCAATGATCTTCCTACGTAACGATGAGGATCTTGTAGCAGTCGGTAAAGATGTGAAAGGATTCTGGATGCATCCTGCAGGTATTTATATGCTGAATGATGTAACGGTGAAATAA